From one Triticum aestivum cultivar Chinese Spring chromosome 4B, IWGSC CS RefSeq v2.1, whole genome shotgun sequence genomic stretch:
- the LOC123090213 gene encoding cellulose synthase-like protein D4 produces the protein MVVEWVPQEEVLRHAAVAGFWTHGGWNSTTESVCEGVPMLCRPHFGDQMGNARYVEHVWRVGFEVAGALESWRRGGRHPAARHRERGSGDAGQGQGPGGDVIGVVLHIPPTPDRTTASASTDAPAAEEEEEVLPERSYVSGTIFTGGLNCATRAHVLSNSADGARPAASVNMSCKMRGCDMPALAATRPVICEECYMDCVAASGNYPGCKEAYSVGSDTDNSVDEDDDDAISLSEERDQMPMTSMSKRFSMVHSIKMPMPSSNGKPADFNHARWLFETKGTYSYGNALWPENEHGGGGNSAGATSRFVGIEEPPNFGARCCRPLTRKTSVSQAILSPSTWMFDGSQWAGTWLARATDHARGNHAGIIQAMHVPPTSEPVLGGEPAESGALIDTTGVDIRLPMLVYVSREKRPGYDHNKKAGAMNALVKTSAIMSNGPFILNLDCDHCVHNSAALREGMCYMLDRRGDRVCYVQLPQRFEGIDPNDRYANHNLVFFDVAMRAMDGLQGPMYVGGCIFRRTALYGFSPPRATKHHGWLGRKIKLFLRKPTMGKKTDRELVMAILQK, from the exons ATGGTGGTGGAGTGGGTGCCGCAAGAGGAGGTGCTCCGGCACGCGGCCGTGGCCGGGTTCTGGACGCACGGGGGCTGGAACTCGACGACGGAGAGCGTTTGCGAGGGGGTGCCGATGCTGTGTCGCCCGCACTTCGGCGACCAGATGGGGAACGCCAGGTACGTGGAGCACGTGTGGAGGGTGGGCTTCGAGGTCGCCGGCGCGCTCGAGAGCTGGCGGCGTGGAGGCCGCCATCCAGCGGCTCGTCACAGGGAGCGAGGGAGCGGAGATGCGGGCCAGGGCCAGGGACCTGGTGGAGACG TCATCGGGGTGGTTTTGCACATCCCTCCCACGCCGGACAGGACCACGGCGTCCGCGTCCACGGACGCGCCCgcagctgaggaggaggaggaggtgctgcCGGAGAGGAGCTACGTCTCCGGCACCATCTTCACCGGCGGCCTCAACTGTGCGACGCGCGCCCACGTGCTCAGCAACTCTGCCGACGGCGCTCGGCCGGCCGCCTCTGTCAACATGTCCTGCAAGATGCGCGGCTGCGACATGCCGGCGTTGGCGGCCACCCGCCCTGTGATCTGCGAGGAGTGCTACATGGACTGTGTCGCCGCCTCCGGCAACTACCCAGGCTGCAAGGAGGCCTACTCCGTCGGCAGCGACACCGACAACTCCgtcgacgaggacgacgacgacgccaTCTCCTTGTCGGAGGAGAGGGACCAGATGCCCATGACATCCATGTCCAAGCGCTTCTCCATGGTGCACTCCATCAAGATGCCCATGCCCAGCAGCAACGGCAAGCCGGCTGACTTCAACCACGCCCGGTGGCTCTTCGAGACCAAGGGCACCTACAGCTACGGCAACGCTCTATGGCCCGAGAacgagcacggcggcggcggcaacagcgCTGGGGCCACCTCCAGATTCGTCGGCATCGAGGAGCCGCCCAACTTCGGTGCCCGCTGCTGCCGGCCCCTGACGAGGAAGACCAGCGTCTCTCAGGCCATACTCAGCCCAT CGACATGGATGTTTGACGGCTCCCAGTGGGCCGGCACTTGGCTCGCCCGGGCGACGGATCACGCGCGCGGCAACCACGCTGGCATCATTCAG GCAATGCATGTGCCACCGACCTCGGAGCCAGTGCTTGGCGGTGAGCCGGCGGAGTCTGGTGCGCTGATCGACACGACGGGCGTGGACATCCGGCTACCGATGCTGGTGTACGTTTCGCGCGAGAAGAGGCCCGGGTACGACCACAACAAGAAGGCCGGCGCCATGAACGCGCTGGTCAAGACGAGTGCCATCATGTCAAACGGGCCCTTCATCCTCAACCTGGACTGCGACCACTGCGTGCACAACTCGGCGGCGCTCCGCGAAGGGATGTGCTACATGCTCGACCGCCGCGGCGACCGCGTCTGCTACGTGCAGCTCCCGCAACGGTTCGAGGGCATCGACCCCAACGACCGGTACGCCAACCACAACCTCGTCTTCTTCGATGTCGCCATGCGCGCCATGGACGGGCTGCAGGGCCCCATGTACGTCGGAGGCTGCATCTTCCGCCGCACCGCTCTGTATGGGTTCAGCCCGCCGCGCGCCACCAAGCACCACGGTTGGCTCGGCAGGAAGATCAAGCTGTTCCTGAGGAAGCCCACCATGGGGAAGAAGACGGACAGGGAGCTGGTCATGGCGATTTTGCAAAAATAA